Proteins encoded together in one Longimicrobium sp. window:
- a CDS encoding DUF3131 domain-containing protein gives MPTRSRKLLKLAAAALVALGVAACADDAPDSLLPELPRPGRPNPHPDQAFLLEAARGAWTYVDREYQPQTGLVNSVRSYTYATVWDMASGLAAFHCAGELGIITPQDFDARMTRALQTIEGLRFFDEVAPNKNYSTLTGAVAGRDDRDQTVGERGFGWSTTDVGRLLVWLRIIETRHPQYGPAVRRIVARIKLAEMVRDGYLSGAELTPAGQLLRYQEGRLGYEQYAAYGFALWGQRAERALSLRENSLPIQVYGVPLLADRRGDDFLTSEPFILMGMELGWNREMKQLATGSLEAQEERYRRTGEVTFVSEDHVPIAPYYFYYYAISYRGNPFSVGVQGSETVLDGPRWISAKAAFAWHALLPSPYTRLGADAVAPALSPVRGWSSGVFEGSRAPTGSENVNTAAAILEAALYSVDRLPLVH, from the coding sequence GTGCCCACTCGTTCACGAAAACTCCTCAAACTCGCCGCCGCCGCGCTCGTAGCGCTCGGGGTCGCCGCGTGCGCCGACGACGCGCCGGATTCGCTGCTGCCGGAGCTTCCGCGCCCCGGCCGGCCCAATCCGCATCCGGACCAGGCCTTTCTGCTCGAGGCGGCGCGCGGTGCGTGGACGTACGTGGATCGCGAGTACCAGCCGCAGACGGGGCTGGTCAACTCCGTGAGGAGCTACACGTACGCCACGGTCTGGGACATGGCGAGCGGGCTGGCGGCGTTCCACTGCGCGGGCGAGCTGGGAATCATCACGCCCCAGGACTTCGACGCGCGCATGACGCGGGCGCTGCAGACGATCGAGGGGCTTCGCTTCTTCGACGAGGTGGCGCCGAACAAGAACTACTCCACGCTCACCGGCGCCGTGGCCGGGCGCGACGACCGCGACCAGACGGTCGGGGAGCGCGGCTTCGGATGGTCCACCACGGACGTGGGCCGGCTGCTGGTGTGGCTCAGGATCATCGAGACGCGCCATCCGCAGTACGGGCCGGCGGTGCGGCGGATCGTGGCGAGGATCAAGCTGGCGGAGATGGTGCGCGACGGGTACCTGTCCGGCGCGGAGCTCACCCCCGCTGGGCAGCTGCTCCGGTACCAGGAAGGGCGCCTGGGATACGAGCAGTACGCGGCGTACGGCTTCGCGCTCTGGGGCCAGCGCGCCGAGCGGGCGCTGAGCCTGCGCGAGAACTCGCTTCCGATCCAGGTCTACGGCGTGCCTCTCCTCGCCGACCGGCGCGGCGACGACTTCCTCACTAGCGAGCCGTTCATCCTGATGGGGATGGAGCTGGGGTGGAACCGCGAGATGAAGCAGCTCGCGACCGGTTCGCTGGAGGCGCAGGAGGAGCGGTACCGGCGCACCGGCGAGGTCACCTTCGTGAGCGAGGACCACGTCCCCATCGCGCCGTACTACTTCTACTACTACGCCATAAGCTACCGCGGAAACCCCTTCTCCGTGGGCGTGCAGGGGAGCGAGACCGTGCTCGACGGGCCGCGCTGGATCAGCGCCAAGGCCGCTTTCGCCTGGCACGCGCTCCTTCCGAGCCCCTACACCCGCCTGGGCGCCGACGCCGTGGCGCCCGCCCTCAGCCCGGTCCGCGGGTGGAGCTCGGGCGTGTTCGAAGGGAGCCGCGCCCCCACGGGAAGCGAGAACGTCAACACCGCCGCCGCCATCCTCGAGGCCGCCCTGTACAGCGTGGACCGGCTTCCGCTGGTGCACTGA
- a CDS encoding type II toxin-antitoxin system PemK/MazF family toxin gives MGVFAAGAVVLIPFPYSDLSRAKLRPAVVLADAGRGDVVLCQLTSNAYADPTAVELTRIDFTAGALRHTSYARPAKLFTMSASLAVRRVGVLGSASRDRIVDAVIDLLRPESQN, from the coding sequence ATGGGCGTATTTGCAGCAGGAGCAGTAGTCCTGATCCCGTTCCCGTACTCCGATTTGTCGCGGGCCAAGTTGCGCCCCGCTGTCGTGCTCGCGGACGCCGGGCGGGGTGATGTCGTGCTCTGCCAGCTCACGAGCAACGCTTACGCTGATCCGACGGCTGTCGAGCTCACTCGGATTGATTTCACCGCGGGTGCGTTGCGTCACACCAGCTATGCGCGTCCGGCGAAGCTCTTTACGATGAGCGCATCACTCGCGGTCCGCCGGGTTGGAGTGCTGGGCTCCGCATCCAGGGATCGTATCGTGGATGCTGTCATCGATCTCCTGCGGCCCGAAAGCCAGAACTAA
- a CDS encoding metallophosphoesterase has protein sequence MNRRRFLGAAAALGAAALGVDAAWWEPRSLEVTRHSLSLPPRHASLRFVQITDLHLRGIGSIHRRIATETARARPDFALLTGDSVDQEDALPTLDAFLALLDPRLPKYAILGNWEHWSGVDLRALAAVYERHNARLLVNESIVHPHTTGPVGITGLDDLVGAPDLRAALRGVDPALVRILLAHSPAYRDTVAAHANTAGAIPIDPVDVAGIRLMLSGHTHGGQVTVGGWAPLVPPGTGRYVRGWFRGDGAPPLYVSRGIGTSVLPIRFGATPELTVFTG, from the coding sequence GTGAACCGCCGCCGCTTCCTTGGAGCGGCGGCGGCGCTCGGTGCCGCCGCGCTCGGCGTCGATGCGGCGTGGTGGGAGCCGCGCTCGCTTGAGGTGACGCGCCACAGCCTCTCCCTCCCGCCGCGGCACGCGTCCCTCCGCTTCGTCCAGATCACCGACCTGCACCTGCGCGGCATCGGCTCCATCCACCGCCGCATCGCCACCGAAACCGCCCGCGCCCGCCCCGACTTCGCCCTGCTGACCGGCGACTCGGTGGATCAGGAGGACGCGCTCCCCACGCTGGACGCCTTCCTCGCCCTCCTCGACCCGCGCCTTCCCAAGTACGCGATCCTGGGCAATTGGGAGCACTGGAGCGGGGTGGACCTGCGCGCGCTCGCGGCCGTCTACGAACGCCACAACGCGCGGCTCCTGGTGAACGAGTCCATCGTGCACCCGCACACAACTGGCCCCGTTGGGATCACGGGTCTGGACGACCTCGTAGGCGCCCCCGACCTGCGCGCAGCATTGCGTGGCGTAGATCCGGCGCTGGTACGCATCCTCCTGGCCCACTCCCCCGCCTACCGCGACACCGTCGCCGCGCACGCGAACACGGCCGGCGCCATTCCGATCGACCCGGTGGACGTCGCCGGCATCAGGCTCATGCTTTCGGGCCACACACACGGCGGGCAGGTCACCGTCGGCGGTTGGGCGCCGCTCGTTCCGCCGGGGACAGGCCGCTACGTGCGCGGCTGGTTCCGCGGCGACGGCGCGCCGCCGCTCTATGTCTCCCGCGGCATCGGTACCTCCGTCCTTCCCATCCGCTTTGGGGCCACACCGGAACTCACTGTGTTCACCGGGTGA
- a CDS encoding prolipoprotein diacylglyceryl transferase, whose protein sequence is MYPVLIQIGGFTVTSFGVMMALAFLVAGWVASRELARVGLDPEQAWDMVGYAAVFGILGSKIYYMILNWQDTMADPMRALLSRSGLVWYGGLILAAAVIAWRVKKSGMPFGRMADASALALAVGYAIGRMGCFLVGDDYGRPSDLPWAVAFPKGAPPSTAANLREFGVDIPANVPPDTVYAVHPTQLYEVGMSLIIFFILKRVQPRLATPGMLFMVWVALAGVERFIVEIFRAKDDRFLGVLTIAQLISILMMGAGVAGVAYLARHAKAPAAPRRTAAA, encoded by the coding sequence ATGTACCCGGTTCTGATCCAGATCGGCGGATTCACGGTCACCTCTTTCGGGGTGATGATGGCGCTGGCTTTCCTCGTCGCCGGATGGGTGGCTTCGCGCGAGCTGGCGCGCGTGGGGCTGGACCCGGAGCAGGCGTGGGACATGGTGGGATACGCCGCCGTTTTCGGGATCCTGGGGTCCAAGATCTACTACATGATCCTGAACTGGCAGGACACGATGGCCGATCCCATGCGCGCCCTCCTGTCGCGTTCGGGACTCGTGTGGTACGGCGGGCTGATCCTGGCGGCGGCGGTGATCGCGTGGCGCGTGAAGAAGTCAGGGATGCCCTTTGGGCGGATGGCGGACGCATCCGCGCTGGCGCTGGCGGTAGGGTACGCCATCGGCCGTATGGGGTGCTTCCTGGTGGGCGACGACTACGGACGCCCCTCCGACCTCCCGTGGGCCGTGGCCTTCCCCAAGGGCGCGCCTCCGTCGACGGCCGCCAACCTGCGCGAGTTCGGCGTGGACATCCCGGCGAACGTGCCGCCCGACACCGTCTACGCCGTGCACCCCACGCAGCTCTACGAAGTGGGGATGTCGCTCATCATCTTCTTCATCCTGAAGCGGGTGCAGCCGCGCCTGGCCACGCCGGGGATGCTCTTCATGGTGTGGGTGGCGCTGGCCGGTGTGGAGCGCTTCATCGTGGAGATCTTCCGCGCGAAGGACGACCGCTTCCTGGGCGTGCTGACGATCGCACAGCTCATCAGCATCCTGATGATGGGGGCGGGGGTCGCGGGGGTGGCGTACCTCGCGCGCCACGCCAAGGCCCCCGCGGCCCCGCGCCGCACGGCCGCCGCGTGA
- a CDS encoding DMT family transporter encodes MYLSLVLVQVLFSTLPIAVKVALRELSSPALAMLRVTFAAILFVVLQRVLVGERIHSLRDYLELALYSVFGVIANQLLYITALTLTTATAAQTFTAAGPAMTLLIAILLRKESATPAKWLGIALAASGALYLVGMGGTTGAALGNLLALLNVACFSVYLVISRGLVQRYHPLTVITWVFVFGVPGMMPWGAAPLLAEAGRATAVTWMALAWIVVGPTVGAYYLNVYALTRVESSVVSVFVYIQPILTAVLATWLLHERPSARLLPAALLIFAGVSVTVWAGRLARARGAVQDAAELVEE; translated from the coding sequence GTGTACTTATCGCTCGTGCTGGTGCAGGTGCTCTTTTCCACGCTCCCCATCGCGGTGAAGGTGGCGCTCCGCGAGCTGTCGAGCCCCGCGCTGGCGATGCTGCGCGTAACCTTCGCCGCGATCCTCTTTGTGGTGCTTCAGCGGGTGCTGGTGGGGGAGCGCATCCACTCCCTTCGCGACTACCTGGAGCTGGCGCTGTACTCCGTCTTCGGGGTGATCGCCAACCAGCTCCTCTATATCACCGCGCTCACCCTCACCACGGCTACGGCCGCGCAGACCTTCACCGCCGCCGGCCCCGCGATGACGCTACTCATCGCCATCCTGCTGAGGAAGGAGAGCGCGACGCCCGCCAAGTGGCTGGGGATCGCGTTGGCCGCATCGGGGGCGCTGTACCTGGTGGGGATGGGCGGGACCACCGGTGCCGCGCTTGGGAACCTGCTGGCGCTGCTCAACGTCGCGTGCTTCTCCGTGTACCTGGTGATCTCGCGCGGGCTGGTGCAACGCTACCATCCGCTGACGGTCATCACCTGGGTCTTCGTCTTCGGCGTTCCGGGGATGATGCCGTGGGGCGCCGCCCCCCTGCTGGCCGAAGCGGGGCGCGCCACAGCGGTCACCTGGATGGCGCTGGCGTGGATCGTGGTGGGGCCCACGGTGGGCGCGTATTACCTGAACGTCTACGCGCTCACCCGCGTGGAGAGCAGCGTGGTGAGTGTCTTCGTCTACATCCAGCCGATCCTCACGGCGGTGCTGGCGACGTGGCTCCTCCACGAGCGCCCCTCCGCCCGCCTTCTCCCCGCCGCGCTCCTGATCTTCGCCGGCGTCTCGGTCACCGTATGGGCCGGCCGTCTCGCCCGCGCGCGCGGCGCAGTGCAGGATGCGGCGGAACTGGTGGAGGAATGA
- a CDS encoding pyridoxal-dependent decarboxylase, whose amino-acid sequence MSDHNNYRREAPVDLASIFLGPKGENADVFERLLLEAFRDHVFWRRNFHPEDGFQVREMDRLAPEYQASLSTLSTELMGLLGELKAGVPFFSPRYIGHMSSDLTMASLIGYFATMLYNPNNVAAEASPVTTRMELEVADQLARMIGYDPAKQWGHLTSGGTVANFEALWVARNVKYLPVAVRWAAEEAGVGGLSVGTPAGGRASLDDMDLWGLLNVAPEDAMDLADAFRARLGDDGAAVEALAQHSLAGLGYQEFGRRLSQQFGDALQDGAVLVPSTAHYSWEKICRALGIGGRQLIHVPVDRRFRMDPAALEATVHALADRKQPIIACVSVIGTTEESAVDRLDLIADVRERVARERGVAFHLHADAAWGGYAASITRGPDGRRRSYEDALADYAPEAWPEEGVYRGLCAMERTDTVTIDPHKLGFIPYPAGAVSFRDLRVRELVAVEAPYLFHRGASEWGYIGRFIFEGSKPGAAAAGVWMSHKVLPLDSSGYGRLIGETARGALLLHRRLASGDWGPFTLVPLPLPDLNIVCFAIGHPSLTTLEATNDFAGRVYGAMSVSEERSARQLDYFVTKTVLRAREYGHAADPILQGLGFSREDYERAGGVSVIRCTVMDPFLASRRGKMDFVGGFAKTLRGVLEAVL is encoded by the coding sequence ATGAGCGATCACAACAACTACCGGCGCGAGGCCCCCGTGGACCTCGCGTCCATCTTTTTGGGGCCCAAGGGCGAGAACGCGGACGTCTTCGAGCGGCTGCTGCTGGAGGCGTTCCGCGACCACGTCTTCTGGAGGCGCAACTTCCATCCGGAGGACGGCTTCCAGGTGCGGGAGATGGACCGGCTCGCGCCCGAGTACCAGGCCTCGCTGTCCACGCTCTCCACCGAGCTGATGGGTCTGCTCGGGGAGCTCAAGGCGGGGGTGCCGTTCTTCAGCCCGCGCTACATAGGGCACATGTCGAGCGACCTGACGATGGCGAGCCTGATCGGCTACTTCGCCACGATGCTCTACAACCCGAACAACGTGGCGGCCGAGGCGTCGCCCGTCACCACGCGCATGGAGCTGGAGGTGGCGGACCAGCTCGCGCGCATGATCGGCTACGATCCCGCGAAGCAGTGGGGCCACCTCACCTCCGGCGGCACCGTCGCGAACTTCGAGGCGCTCTGGGTCGCGCGCAACGTGAAGTACCTCCCGGTCGCGGTGCGCTGGGCGGCGGAGGAGGCGGGGGTGGGCGGGCTCTCGGTGGGCACTCCCGCGGGCGGGCGCGCCTCGCTGGACGACATGGACCTGTGGGGCCTCCTCAACGTCGCGCCGGAGGACGCCATGGACCTGGCCGACGCCTTCCGCGCGCGCCTGGGGGATGACGGCGCGGCGGTGGAGGCGCTGGCGCAGCACTCGCTGGCCGGCCTCGGCTACCAGGAGTTCGGGCGGCGCCTTTCGCAGCAGTTCGGCGACGCGCTGCAGGACGGGGCGGTGCTGGTCCCCTCCACCGCCCACTATTCGTGGGAGAAGATCTGCCGAGCGCTGGGGATCGGCGGGCGGCAGCTCATCCACGTCCCCGTGGACCGGCGCTTCCGCATGGACCCCGCCGCCCTGGAGGCGACGGTGCACGCCCTGGCGGATCGCAAGCAGCCCATCATCGCCTGCGTCTCGGTGATCGGGACGACGGAGGAGAGCGCGGTGGACCGCCTGGACCTGATCGCCGACGTGCGCGAACGGGTGGCGCGGGAGCGCGGCGTCGCCTTCCACCTGCACGCGGACGCGGCGTGGGGCGGCTACGCGGCCTCCATCACCCGCGGTCCGGACGGGCGCCGCCGCTCCTACGAGGACGCGCTCGCCGACTATGCGCCCGAGGCGTGGCCCGAAGAGGGAGTGTACCGCGGCCTCTGCGCAATGGAGCGCACCGATACGGTCACCATTGACCCGCACAAGCTGGGCTTCATCCCATACCCGGCGGGCGCGGTTTCCTTTCGCGACCTGCGGGTGCGCGAGCTGGTGGCGGTGGAGGCGCCGTACCTGTTCCACCGCGGCGCGTCGGAGTGGGGGTACATCGGGCGCTTCATCTTCGAGGGATCCAAGCCGGGCGCTGCGGCGGCGGGCGTGTGGATGTCGCACAAGGTGCTGCCGCTCGACTCCAGCGGCTACGGCCGGCTCATCGGCGAGACGGCGCGCGGCGCCCTCCTCCTGCACCGCCGCCTCGCGAGCGGCGATTGGGGTCCGTTCACCCTGGTTCCGCTCCCCCTGCCGGACCTGAACATCGTCTGCTTCGCCATCGGCCATCCGTCGCTCACCACGCTGGAGGCGACCAACGACTTCGCGGGGCGCGTGTACGGCGCCATGAGCGTGTCCGAGGAGCGCTCCGCGCGCCAGCTCGACTACTTCGTCACCAAGACCGTGCTGCGCGCGCGGGAGTACGGCCACGCCGCCGACCCCATCCTCCAGGGGCTCGGCTTCTCCCGCGAGGACTACGAGCGCGCCGGCGGCGTCAGCGTCATCCGCTGCACGGTGATGGACCCGTTCCTCGCCTCGCGGCGCGGGAAGATGGACTTCGTGGGCGGGTTCGCGAAGACGCTGCGGGGGGTGCTGGAGGCGGTGTTGTAA
- a CDS encoding PHP domain-containing protein codes for MAELLRVDMHVHTRHSPDSLNPLEGILAAMDERGIDRVVIADHNRIDGALRLRDLAPDRVLVGEEVKTREGPDIIGIFLTEAIPRGTPIRETCEAIRAQGGVVYVPHPFDTRRSGAGKLLDEIAELVDVVEAHNARTFRPELNERGESWARAAGKRLGAGSDAHTLAEIGAAYVEVPPFEPTRDGLLRALDGGRVAARGTSPQLVVLGSAYAKVRKLILPD; via the coding sequence GTGGCTGAGCTGCTGCGCGTGGACATGCACGTCCACACCCGCCACTCGCCGGACTCGCTGAACCCGCTGGAGGGGATCCTCGCCGCGATGGACGAGCGGGGGATCGACCGCGTGGTCATCGCCGACCACAACCGCATCGACGGCGCTCTCCGCCTGCGCGACCTCGCCCCCGACCGCGTGCTGGTGGGCGAGGAGGTGAAGACGCGCGAGGGGCCGGACATCATCGGCATCTTCCTCACCGAAGCGATCCCCCGTGGCACCCCTATTCGCGAGACGTGCGAGGCGATCCGGGCGCAGGGCGGCGTCGTATACGTCCCGCACCCCTTCGACACGCGCCGCAGCGGGGCGGGGAAGCTGCTCGACGAGATCGCGGAGCTGGTGGACGTGGTGGAGGCGCACAACGCGCGCACCTTTCGCCCCGAGCTGAACGAAAGGGGCGAATCGTGGGCCCGCGCGGCCGGAAAGCGCCTCGGCGCTGGCTCGGACGCGCACACGCTGGCCGAGATCGGCGCCGCCTACGTGGAGGTCCCCCCGTTCGAGCCCACGCGCGACGGACTTCTCCGCGCGCTGGACGGCGGGCGGGTGGCGGCGCGGGGGACCTCGCCGCAGCTCGTGGTGCTGGGCTCGGCGTATGCAAAGGTGCGCAAGCTGATCCTTCCCGACTGA
- the coaE gene encoding dephospho-CoA kinase (Dephospho-CoA kinase (CoaE) performs the final step in coenzyme A biosynthesis.) produces the protein MLKVGLTGNIAAGKSTVARIWRSLDATVVDADVLSRQAVEPGTQALARIAEEWGDEVVEAGGGLDRAALRRIVFADPSARERLEAIVHPAVAELREEAYRAAQERGERVVVADIPLLFEVGLVDDFDAVVLVDAPEEVRLARLVGDRGMDPEEARRMIAAQMPSELKRARADFVISNTGTLMELDRRSREVWTELLRRARG, from the coding sequence ATGCTGAAGGTGGGGCTCACCGGCAACATCGCCGCGGGCAAGTCCACGGTGGCGCGCATCTGGCGCTCGCTCGACGCCACCGTGGTGGACGCCGACGTCCTGTCGCGCCAGGCGGTGGAGCCGGGTACTCAGGCGCTGGCCCGCATCGCGGAGGAGTGGGGCGACGAGGTAGTGGAAGCCGGGGGCGGGCTGGACCGCGCCGCGCTGCGCCGCATCGTCTTCGCCGACCCGAGCGCGCGCGAGCGGCTGGAGGCCATCGTGCACCCCGCCGTCGCAGAGCTCCGGGAGGAGGCGTACCGCGCCGCGCAAGAGCGGGGGGAGCGCGTGGTGGTGGCGGACATCCCCCTCCTCTTCGAAGTGGGGCTGGTGGACGACTTCGACGCGGTGGTGCTGGTGGACGCCCCCGAGGAGGTGCGCCTCGCGCGGCTGGTGGGCGACCGCGGCATGGACCCCGAGGAGGCGCGCCGCATGATCGCCGCGCAGATGCCCTCGGAGCTGAAGCGCGCGCGCGCCGACTTCGTCATCTCCAACACGGGGACGCTGATGGAGCTGGACCGCCGCTCGCGCGAGGTGTGGACCGAGCTCCTGCGGCGCGCGCGTGGCTGA
- a CDS encoding MBL fold metallo-hydrolase, which translates to MPAHPAAPDVWRITTPLSFVPREVHAYLVRLQADRWMLVDGGIGTEEAWEALDGGVQEAAGGWNGVCLHVITHMHVDHVGLAVRALRAAPAPLAMGALDAERMAFAAANPADEAAYRASLLRRAGAPAEMVRALEATISGSKALAPPFAADVLLRGEDGDLPGAPGWRWVWTPGHTAGHVSLHRPADGVLIAGDAVLPRITPTLGVNRQRADPVGDYVAALERLEALAPVLILGGHGAPTGPRRIRELRDAAEAETEAVDACLDGGPMSTWEVVKRRYPGRDLAPSTRMLAIRETRAHLDRLAAAGRAVVHPSPDGAEIFSRPS; encoded by the coding sequence TTGCCCGCACACCCCGCAGCGCCGGACGTCTGGCGCATCACGACGCCGCTGTCGTTCGTGCCGCGAGAGGTGCATGCGTACCTGGTGCGCCTGCAGGCAGACAGGTGGATGCTCGTGGATGGCGGAATCGGGACGGAGGAGGCGTGGGAGGCGCTGGATGGCGGCGTGCAGGAGGCGGCGGGGGGGTGGAACGGCGTATGCCTGCACGTCATCACGCACATGCACGTGGATCACGTGGGGCTCGCGGTTCGCGCACTCCGGGCCGCTCCCGCGCCGCTGGCGATGGGCGCGCTGGACGCCGAGCGGATGGCCTTCGCCGCCGCCAACCCGGCAGATGAAGCCGCATACCGCGCGAGCCTCCTGCGCCGCGCCGGGGCTCCCGCCGAGATGGTGCGCGCCTTGGAAGCTACCATCTCCGGTTCCAAGGCGCTCGCCCCGCCGTTCGCGGCCGACGTGCTCCTCCGCGGCGAGGACGGCGACCTGCCCGGCGCGCCGGGGTGGCGATGGGTGTGGACGCCCGGGCATACGGCGGGGCACGTGTCGCTCCACCGCCCGGCGGACGGGGTGCTGATCGCGGGCGATGCGGTCCTCCCCCGCATCACCCCCACACTGGGAGTGAACCGCCAGCGCGCGGACCCGGTGGGCGACTACGTGGCGGCACTGGAGCGGCTGGAGGCGCTCGCGCCCGTCCTCATCCTGGGCGGCCACGGCGCGCCGACGGGCCCGCGGCGCATCCGCGAGCTGCGCGACGCCGCCGAAGCCGAGACCGAAGCGGTGGACGCGTGCCTGGATGGGGGCCCGATGAGCACCTGGGAGGTGGTGAAGCGGCGCTACCCGGGGCGCGACCTCGCCCCCTCCACGCGGATGCTGGCGATCCGCGAGACGCGCGCCCACCTGGACCGGCTGGCAGCCGCGGGACGCGCCGTCGTACACCCGTCGCCGGACGGGGCGGAGATCTTCTCCCGCCCCTCGTAG